The proteins below come from a single Caulobacter flavus genomic window:
- a CDS encoding acetyl-CoA carboxylase carboxyltransferase subunit beta yields the protein MAMAEPQGPKKGDKTKSSTDRRGGWLSRIAPGVRGAFAKRETPENLWVKCPDTGEMIYRSDLEAALWVTPAGRHMRIGPEARFKFTFDDGQYEALPTPPVVEDPLKFSDGKPYKDRLAAARKSTGEQDAMAIGYGKVGGVDAVVLVQDFAFMGGSLGMAAGEGFIAAAKAALARQVPLIAFTAAGGARMQEGALSLMQMARTTLAINELNDAALPYVVVLTDPTTGGVTASYAMLGDVHLAEPGALIGFAGPRVIEQTIRETLPPGFQRSEYLVEKGMVDRVTARKDLPATLGSILGTLMLGRRKAA from the coding sequence ATGGCGATGGCTGAACCCCAAGGCCCCAAGAAGGGCGACAAGACCAAGAGCTCGACCGACCGCCGAGGCGGCTGGCTGTCGCGCATCGCCCCCGGCGTGCGTGGCGCCTTCGCCAAGCGCGAAACGCCCGAGAACCTCTGGGTCAAGTGCCCCGACACGGGCGAGATGATCTACCGCTCCGACCTGGAGGCGGCCCTGTGGGTCACCCCGGCCGGACGCCACATGCGCATCGGTCCCGAGGCGCGCTTCAAGTTCACCTTCGACGACGGCCAGTACGAGGCTCTGCCGACTCCGCCGGTGGTCGAGGACCCGCTGAAGTTCTCGGACGGCAAGCCCTACAAGGACCGCCTGGCCGCCGCTCGCAAGAGCACCGGCGAGCAGGACGCCATGGCGATCGGCTACGGCAAGGTCGGCGGCGTCGACGCCGTGGTGCTCGTGCAGGACTTCGCCTTCATGGGCGGCTCGCTCGGCATGGCCGCCGGTGAAGGCTTCATCGCCGCCGCCAAGGCCGCCCTGGCCCGTCAGGTCCCTCTGATCGCCTTCACCGCCGCCGGCGGCGCGCGCATGCAGGAAGGCGCCCTGTCGCTGATGCAGATGGCCCGCACCACCCTGGCCATCAACGAGCTGAACGACGCGGCCCTGCCCTATGTCGTGGTCCTCACCGACCCGACCACCGGCGGCGTCACCGCCTCCTACGCCATGCTGGGCGACGTGCACCTGGCCGAGCCGGGCGCCCTGATCGGCTTCGCCGGTCCGCGCGTCATCGAGCAGACCATCCGCGAGACCCTGCCGCCGGGCTTCCAGCGCTCGGAATACCTCGTCGAAAAGGGCATGGTCGACCGCGTCACCGCCCGCAAGGACCTGCCGGCCACCCTCGGCTCGATCCTCGGCACCCTGATGCTGGGCCGTCGCAAGGCGGCGTAG
- the trpA gene encoding tryptophan synthase subunit alpha, translating into MTKDRIDRRFADLKAQNRAGFVAYVMAGDPDAATALEILQGLPAAGADLIELGFPFSDPMAEGPTIQRASQRALAGKMTLKGTLGLARAFREGDQDTPLILMGYLNPLVNAGFEAFAKDAAEAGVDGLIVVDCPPEEADPLSDALEAEGISLIRLASPTTDEKRLPAVVRRTSGFVYYVSVAGVTGVKEADADAVAPAVERLRAAAQLPVAVGFGIRTPERAAEVARVADAAVVGSALVDEIESAAKLNENVTQKVLSKASELAKAVRSARQETV; encoded by the coding sequence ATGACTAAAGACCGCATCGACCGCCGCTTCGCGGACCTGAAGGCGCAGAACCGCGCCGGCTTCGTCGCCTACGTGATGGCCGGCGATCCGGACGCGGCCACCGCGCTGGAGATCCTGCAAGGCCTGCCGGCCGCCGGCGCCGACCTGATCGAGCTGGGCTTCCCGTTCTCGGACCCGATGGCCGAGGGCCCGACCATCCAGCGCGCCAGCCAGCGCGCCCTGGCCGGCAAGATGACCCTGAAGGGCACGCTGGGCCTCGCCCGCGCCTTCCGCGAAGGCGACCAGGACACGCCGCTGATCCTGATGGGCTACCTGAACCCGCTGGTGAATGCGGGCTTCGAAGCCTTCGCCAAGGACGCCGCCGAGGCCGGCGTCGACGGCCTGATCGTCGTCGACTGCCCGCCCGAGGAAGCCGATCCGCTGAGCGACGCCCTTGAGGCCGAGGGGATCTCGCTGATTCGCCTGGCCTCGCCGACCACCGACGAAAAGCGCCTGCCGGCCGTCGTGCGCCGCACTTCGGGCTTCGTCTACTACGTGTCGGTGGCCGGCGTGACCGGCGTCAAGGAAGCCGACGCGGATGCCGTCGCTCCCGCCGTCGAGCGCCTGCGCGCGGCCGCGCAACTGCCTGTGGCGGTTGGCTTTGGCATCCGCACGCCCGAGCGCGCCGCCGAGGTGGCCCGCGTCGCCGACGCCGCCGTGGTCGGCTCGGCGCTGGTGGATGAGATTGAATCAGCTGCGAAGCTGAACGAAAACGTGACCCAAAAGGTTCTTTCCAAGGCGTCGGAGCTGGCTAAGGCTGTGCGATCCGCGCGACAAGAGACGGTGTGA
- the trpB gene encoding tryptophan synthase subunit beta, translated as MNAPVQASDRPNDWSAYPDAKGRFGEFGGLYVAETLMPLVLELDKAYQEAKNDPAFQAELRGYLTHYVGRPSPLYFAERLTRHFGGAKIYFKREELNHTGAHKINNCMGQILLAQRMGKTRIIAETGAGQHGVASATVSARFGLPCIVYMGAVDVARQKPNVFRMNLLGAEVRPVTSGAATLKDAMNEAMRDWVTNVEDTYYLIGTAAGPHPYPAMVRDFQAVIGYESREQIQELEGRLPDAVVACVGGGSNAIGMFHPFLGDEGVKIYGVEASGHGLDTDKHAASLTGGRPGVLHGNRTYLLQDDDGQILDAHSISAGLDYPGIGPEHSFLHDIGRAQYLTCTDDEALKAFQLCAELEGIIPALESAHAIAKLPQLAKEIGEGGVIVMCLSGRGDKDIFTVADALGRSI; from the coding sequence GTGAACGCTCCTGTCCAAGCTTCTGACCGGCCCAATGACTGGTCCGCCTATCCCGACGCCAAGGGGCGCTTCGGCGAGTTCGGCGGCCTGTACGTGGCCGAAACCCTGATGCCGCTCGTGCTCGAGCTGGACAAGGCCTACCAGGAAGCCAAGAACGACCCGGCCTTCCAGGCCGAGCTGCGCGGCTACCTGACCCACTATGTCGGCCGTCCCAGCCCGCTCTATTTCGCCGAGCGCCTGACCCGCCATTTCGGCGGCGCCAAGATCTACTTCAAGCGCGAGGAGCTGAACCACACCGGCGCGCACAAGATCAACAACTGCATGGGCCAGATCCTGCTGGCCCAGCGCATGGGCAAGACCCGGATCATCGCCGAGACGGGCGCCGGCCAGCACGGCGTGGCGAGCGCGACCGTCTCGGCGCGCTTCGGCCTGCCCTGCATCGTCTACATGGGCGCCGTCGACGTCGCCCGGCAGAAGCCCAACGTCTTCCGCATGAACCTGCTGGGCGCCGAAGTGCGCCCGGTGACCTCGGGGGCCGCGACCCTCAAGGACGCCATGAACGAGGCCATGCGCGACTGGGTCACCAACGTCGAAGACACCTACTACCTGATCGGCACCGCCGCCGGCCCGCACCCCTATCCGGCCATGGTCCGCGACTTCCAGGCCGTGATCGGCTATGAGAGCCGCGAGCAGATCCAGGAACTGGAAGGGCGTTTGCCCGACGCCGTGGTCGCCTGCGTGGGCGGCGGCAGCAACGCCATCGGCATGTTCCACCCGTTCCTCGGCGACGAGGGCGTGAAGATCTACGGCGTCGAAGCCTCGGGCCACGGCCTCGACACCGACAAGCACGCCGCCTCGCTGACCGGCGGGCGTCCGGGCGTGCTGCACGGCAACCGCACCTACCTGCTGCAGGACGACGACGGCCAGATCCTCGACGCCCACTCGATCAGCGCCGGCCTCGACTATCCGGGCATCGGTCCGGAGCACTCGTTCCTGCACGACATCGGCCGGGCCCAGTACCTGACCTGCACCGACGACGAGGCCCTGAAGGCCTTCCAGCTGTGCGCCGAGCTCGAGGGCATCATCCCCGCCCTGGAAAGCGCCCACGCCATCGCCAAGCTGCCGCAGCTGGCCAAGGAGATCGGCGAAGGCGGCGTGATCGTCATGTGCCTGTCGGGCCGTGGCGACAAGGACATCTTCACCGTGGCCGACGCCCTGGGCCGCTCGATCTAA
- a CDS encoding phosphoribosylanthranilate isomerase — MTTKAKICGLSTPETVKTAFDGGAAYLGFVFFARSPRNVEPETAQRLVEPVRGRGVATVAVTVDPDDALVDRLMATMRPDLIQVHGKETPTRVREIAQRSGVGVIKAFSVSTAADVDQALAYETVAEQFLFDARPVEGQGGTSSLPGGTGARFDWSLLEGRRFSRPHFLAGGLDPWNVGAAVAASGAPLVDVSSGVERGPGLKDPALITAFLDAVKRA; from the coding sequence ATGACCACCAAGGCCAAGATCTGCGGGCTCTCGACGCCGGAGACGGTGAAGACCGCCTTCGACGGCGGCGCGGCCTATCTGGGCTTCGTCTTCTTCGCCCGGAGCCCCCGCAACGTCGAGCCCGAGACCGCCCAGCGTCTCGTGGAGCCGGTGCGCGGCCGCGGCGTCGCGACCGTGGCCGTCACCGTCGATCCCGACGACGCCCTGGTCGACCGGCTGATGGCCACAATGCGCCCCGACCTGATCCAGGTGCACGGCAAGGAGACCCCGACCCGCGTTCGCGAGATCGCCCAGCGCAGCGGCGTCGGCGTGATCAAGGCCTTCTCGGTCTCCACCGCCGCCGACGTCGACCAGGCCCTGGCGTACGAGACCGTCGCCGAGCAGTTTCTTTTCGACGCCCGGCCGGTGGAAGGCCAGGGGGGGACTTCTTCCCTGCCCGGCGGCACCGGCGCAAGGTTCGACTGGAGCCTGCTGGAGGGGCGGCGATTTTCTCGCCCGCATTTCCTCGCAGGCGGCCTGGATCCCTGGAACGTGGGCGCCGCCGTCGCCGCCTCGGGGGCCCCGCTGGTGGACGTTTCCTCTGGCGTGGAACGCGGTCCGGGCCTAAAGGACCCGGCTCTGATCACGGCGTTTCTGGACGCCGTCAAACGCGCCTGA
- a CDS encoding usg protein has protein sequence MTSRAFELQMLGYGLTTANICYHLPDHPHLLQLYVWQEYDLAPRFPTLKGFLDFWSRELDGVLHSVQVAHDRLIGPAEWKAVNGVFTLQ, from the coding sequence ATGACTTCCCGCGCGTTCGAGCTGCAGATGCTGGGCTACGGCCTGACCACGGCCAACATCTGCTACCACCTGCCCGACCACCCCCACCTGCTGCAGCTCTATGTCTGGCAGGAGTACGACCTGGCCCCCAGGTTCCCGACCCTGAAGGGCTTCCTCGACTTCTGGAGCCGCGAGCTGGACGGCGTGCTGCACTCGGTGCAGGTGGCCCACGACCGGCTGATCGGTCCGGCGGAGTGGAAGGCGGTCAACGGGGTCTTCACCCTGCAGTGA
- a CDS encoding 3-oxoacyl-ACP reductase: protein MQLSDQIVLVTGAGRGLGAEIARAFSRHGARVVVNYRASKDAAEALAAELGGPERAIAVQADVADRAAVEAMFAAAKAAFGAHVTTVVNNALDYSFNGDARAHLANIAWEDFEKQTTTVLKGALNVIQVAAPDMADAGFGRVINVGTNLFQNPVVPYHDYTAVKAALLSLTRTACGDLGPAGVTVNMVSGGLLRVTGASAATPEPVFDLIAGMTPLRSVTTPAEFADAVLFFASPWARAVTGQNLVVDGGLVRD, encoded by the coding sequence ATGCAGCTGTCCGACCAAATCGTCCTCGTCACCGGCGCCGGCCGGGGCCTGGGAGCCGAGATCGCCCGCGCCTTTTCGCGCCACGGCGCACGCGTCGTCGTCAACTACCGCGCCAGCAAGGACGCCGCCGAAGCGCTCGCCGCCGAGCTGGGCGGTCCCGAACGCGCCATCGCCGTCCAGGCCGACGTCGCCGACCGCGCCGCCGTCGAGGCCATGTTCGCCGCCGCCAAGGCCGCCTTCGGCGCTCACGTGACCACCGTGGTCAACAACGCGCTGGACTACAGCTTCAACGGCGACGCCCGCGCGCACCTGGCCAACATCGCCTGGGAGGACTTCGAGAAGCAGACCACCACCGTGCTGAAGGGCGCGCTGAACGTCATCCAGGTCGCCGCGCCCGACATGGCCGACGCCGGCTTCGGCCGCGTCATCAACGTGGGCACCAACCTCTTCCAGAACCCGGTCGTGCCCTATCACGACTACACCGCCGTGAAGGCCGCGCTGCTGTCGCTGACCCGCACGGCCTGCGGCGACCTGGGCCCGGCCGGCGTCACCGTCAACATGGTCTCCGGCGGCCTGCTGCGCGTCACCGGCGCCAGCGCCGCCACGCCCGAGCCGGTCTTCGACCTGATCGCCGGCATGACCCCGCTGCGCTCGGTCACCACCCCGGCCGAGTTCGCCGACGCGGTGCTGTTCTTCGCCAGCCCCTGGGCGCGGGCGGTGACCGGCCAGAACCTGGTGGTCGACGGCGGCCTGGTGCGAGACTGA
- a CDS encoding sensor histidine kinase: MIDTVSPSLTTALKHAPMGIAIFDRSMRYLAHSTQYLTDQGLAPDLPLLGRVHYEVFPEIPQYWRDLHARVLTEGVELREDGGDRYVDRHGRVEWIRWSMAPWRTDEGAVGGLVLYTEVVTAAVEARLRLEAAEARYKAVFEQAAMGVARISPRGVFLEVNERFCAITRRTRENLVAGNAADLIAPRDLPGAQAHVRALLAGRLDTYAAERRLIAGDGELLWIRLTVSKVQPRGGLAYLVAIIADITARKAVEAEQERHQGQLRLLINELNHRVKNTLATVQSMAAQTLRNEPDPVTAFEKFELRLLGLSLAHDVLTRESWHGADLCEVAQRALAPFTAAAGRVSVTGPPCFLPPGGALTMSLVFHELATNALKYGALSNLEGSVAVAWRFDPATRALSLTWTETGGPAIAAPPARRGFGSRLIERSLRGELRGQARMDWRPEGLVCRLEAVAPLPNPPSPELGVVASLDERR; encoded by the coding sequence ATGATCGATACGGTCTCGCCCAGCCTGACCACCGCGCTCAAGCACGCGCCGATGGGCATCGCCATCTTCGACCGGTCGATGCGCTACCTGGCCCATTCGACCCAGTACCTGACCGACCAGGGCCTGGCGCCCGACCTGCCGCTGCTGGGCCGCGTGCACTACGAGGTGTTCCCCGAGATCCCGCAGTACTGGCGCGACCTGCACGCGCGGGTGCTGACCGAAGGGGTCGAGCTGCGCGAGGACGGCGGCGACCGCTATGTCGACCGCCACGGCCGGGTCGAGTGGATCCGCTGGTCGATGGCCCCCTGGCGCACCGACGAGGGCGCGGTCGGGGGCCTGGTGCTCTATACCGAGGTGGTCACCGCCGCCGTCGAGGCCCGGTTGCGGCTGGAGGCGGCCGAGGCCCGCTACAAGGCGGTGTTCGAGCAGGCGGCCATGGGCGTGGCGCGGATCTCGCCGCGCGGGGTGTTCCTCGAGGTCAACGAGCGGTTCTGCGCCATCACCCGCCGCACGCGGGAAAATCTGGTGGCCGGCAACGCCGCCGACCTGATCGCGCCGCGCGACCTGCCGGGCGCCCAGGCCCACGTGCGCGCCCTGCTGGCCGGCCGGCTCGACACCTACGCCGCCGAGCGGCGGCTGATCGCCGGCGACGGCGAACTGCTGTGGATCCGCCTGACCGTCTCCAAGGTGCAGCCGCGCGGCGGCCTGGCCTATCTGGTCGCCATCATCGCCGACATCACCGCCCGCAAGGCGGTCGAGGCCGAGCAGGAGCGCCACCAGGGCCAGCTGCGCCTGCTGATCAACGAGCTGAACCACCGGGTGAAGAACACCCTGGCCACCGTCCAGTCGATGGCCGCCCAGACCCTGCGCAACGAGCCCGACCCGGTCACCGCCTTCGAGAAGTTCGAGCTGCGGCTGCTGGGCCTGTCGCTGGCCCACGACGTGCTGACCCGCGAGAGCTGGCACGGGGCCGACCTGTGCGAGGTGGCGCAGCGCGCGCTGGCCCCGTTCACCGCCGCGGCGGGCCGGGTGTCGGTGACCGGGCCGCCCTGCTTCCTGCCGCCGGGCGGGGCGCTGACCATGTCGCTGGTGTTCCACGAGCTGGCCACCAACGCCCTGAAGTACGGCGCGCTGTCGAACCTGGAGGGCTCGGTGGCGGTGGCGTGGCGCTTCGATCCGGCCACCCGCGCCCTGTCGCTGACCTGGACCGAGACCGGCGGCCCCGCGATCGCCGCGCCCCCGGCCCGGCGCGGCTTCGGCTCGCGGCTGATCGAGCGCAGCCTGCGCGGCGAGCTGCGCGGTCAGGCGCGGATGGACTGGCGGCCCGAGGGCCTGGTCTGCCGGCTGGAGGCCGTCGCGCCCCTGCCCAACCCGCCCTCGCCCGAACTCGGCGTCGTCGCCAGCCTGGACGAACGCAGGTAG
- a CDS encoding DUF4126 domain-containing protein, whose protein sequence is MLASFLIGLAAGARALTPFAAVSDAAAKGALPADNGAPSWLGHPLVSAGTKALAAGELWGDKLHSAPDRIVPAGLLARVITAGIAGAALAPRNRALAGGVLGATAAIVAAYVTFDLRMAALKRFGQTPTGLVEDALTVAAARAVVGGVERRAV, encoded by the coding sequence ATGCTCGCCTCGTTCCTTATCGGCCTCGCGGCCGGCGCCCGCGCCCTGACCCCGTTCGCCGCCGTCAGCGACGCGGCCGCCAAGGGCGCCCTGCCAGCCGACAACGGCGCGCCGTCGTGGCTGGGCCACCCGCTGGTCAGCGCCGGGACCAAGGCCCTGGCCGCCGGCGAACTGTGGGGCGACAAGCTCCACTCGGCTCCCGACCGCATCGTCCCGGCCGGCCTGCTGGCCCGCGTGATCACCGCCGGCATAGCCGGCGCGGCCCTGGCGCCCCGCAACCGCGCCCTCGCCGGCGGCGTCCTCGGCGCCACCGCCGCCATCGTCGCCGCCTATGTCACCTTCGACCTCCGCATGGCGGCCCTGAAGCGGTTCGGCCAGACGCCGACGGGCCTGGTGGAGGATGCGCTGACGGTGGCGGCGGCCAGGGCGGTGGTGGGGGGCGTGGAACGTCGGGCCGTCTAG
- a CDS encoding NADP-dependent malic enzyme, translated as MSDAERKTFTDAEALAFHRYPQPGKLAVTPTKPMATQRDLSLAYSPGVAVPVHAIAADPDAAYDYTSKGNLVAVISNGTAILGLGDLGALASKPVMEGKSVLFKRFADVDSIDIEVTTKDADEIITVVKNIGVTFGGINLEDIKSPECFRIETELQELLDIPVFHDDQHGTAIICAAGLINACHITGKKLADIKVVLNGPGAAGIASMDLIKAMGVRPENVIACDSKGVLYRGRTDGMNQWKSAHAVDTDKRTLAEAVAGADVLLGLSAKGAFTPEMIASMAPNPVIFAMANPDPEITPEEVHRVRPDAIMGTGRSDYPNQVNNVLGFPYIFRGALDVRARRVNHEMKIACAQALANLAREDVPDEVAAAYHGRQLKFGPDYIIPSAFDPRLIWYVPPFVAQAAMDTGVARRPIADMDLYRQSLAQRLDPTAGFLQKIAGSVMAKPKRIVFAEGEEPSVIRAAYAFQTGGYGKAILCGRENLVHENMKLVGLDPETSGLEIHNARLSDRNPDYVDALYARLQRQGFLKRDVQRLINQDRNSFAASMVSMGEADGMVTGVTRSFDQALDEVLRVVDPAPGGRIMGMSVVLAKGRTIFVADTNVTELPDADELVEIACEAASAVTRLGFKPRVAFMSYSTFGNPMGERSDKVRQAVATLDEMGVEFEYEGEMPPELALDPEKRLAYPFMRLTDSANILIMPAIHAASISTKLVQSLGGATVIGPVLLGLSKSVQICPLGASVSKILNMAMMAAYDQPVEAGE; from the coding sequence ATGAGCGACGCGGAACGCAAGACCTTCACCGACGCGGAGGCCCTGGCCTTCCACCGCTATCCCCAGCCGGGCAAGCTGGCGGTGACCCCCACCAAGCCGATGGCGACCCAGCGCGACCTCTCCCTCGCCTATTCGCCCGGCGTGGCCGTGCCGGTGCACGCCATCGCCGCCGATCCCGACGCCGCCTACGACTACACCTCCAAGGGCAACCTGGTGGCGGTGATCTCGAACGGCACGGCGATCCTGGGCCTGGGCGACCTGGGGGCGCTGGCCTCCAAGCCGGTGATGGAAGGCAAGAGCGTCCTCTTCAAGCGCTTCGCCGACGTCGACAGCATCGACATCGAGGTCACGACCAAGGACGCCGACGAGATCATCACCGTCGTCAAGAACATCGGCGTCACCTTCGGCGGCATCAACCTGGAAGACATCAAGAGCCCCGAGTGCTTCCGCATCGAGACCGAGCTGCAGGAGCTGCTCGACATCCCGGTGTTCCACGACGACCAGCACGGCACCGCCATCATCTGCGCCGCCGGCCTGATCAACGCCTGCCACATCACCGGCAAGAAGCTGGCCGACATCAAGGTGGTGCTGAACGGTCCCGGCGCGGCCGGCATCGCCTCGATGGACCTGATCAAGGCCATGGGCGTGCGCCCCGAAAACGTCATCGCCTGCGACAGCAAGGGCGTGCTCTATCGCGGCCGCACCGACGGCATGAACCAGTGGAAGAGCGCCCACGCCGTCGATACCGACAAGCGCACGCTCGCCGAGGCCGTGGCCGGCGCCGACGTGCTGCTGGGCCTGTCCGCGAAAGGCGCGTTCACGCCCGAGATGATCGCCAGCATGGCGCCCAATCCGGTGATCTTCGCCATGGCCAATCCCGACCCGGAGATCACTCCGGAAGAGGTGCACCGGGTGCGCCCCGACGCCATCATGGGCACCGGCCGCAGCGACTATCCCAACCAGGTCAACAATGTCCTGGGCTTTCCCTACATCTTCCGCGGCGCGCTCGACGTGCGGGCCCGCCGCGTCAATCACGAGATGAAGATCGCCTGCGCCCAGGCCCTGGCCAACCTGGCCCGCGAGGACGTGCCGGATGAAGTGGCCGCCGCCTATCACGGCCGCCAGCTGAAGTTCGGCCCCGACTACATCATCCCCTCGGCCTTCGATCCGCGCCTGATCTGGTACGTGCCGCCGTTCGTGGCCCAGGCGGCCATGGACACGGGCGTGGCCCGCCGGCCGATCGCCGACATGGACCTCTACCGCCAGAGCCTGGCCCAGCGCCTCGACCCCACCGCCGGCTTCCTGCAGAAGATCGCCGGCTCGGTCATGGCCAAGCCCAAGCGCATCGTCTTCGCCGAGGGCGAGGAGCCCAGCGTCATCCGCGCCGCCTACGCCTTCCAGACCGGCGGCTACGGCAAGGCCATCCTCTGCGGCCGCGAGAACCTGGTGCACGAGAACATGAAGCTCGTGGGCCTGGATCCGGAGACCTCGGGGCTGGAGATCCACAACGCGCGTCTTTCGGATCGTAATCCTGATTACGTCGACGCCCTGTACGCGCGCCTGCAACGCCAGGGCTTCCTCAAGCGCGACGTCCAGCGCCTGATCAACCAGGACCGCAACAGCTTCGCCGCCTCGATGGTCAGCATGGGCGAGGCCGACGGCATGGTCACCGGCGTCACCCGCAGCTTCGACCAGGCGCTGGACGAGGTGCTGCGCGTCGTCGACCCCGCGCCCGGCGGCCGGATCATGGGCATGTCGGTCGTGCTGGCCAAGGGCCGCACCATCTTCGTGGCCGACACCAACGTCACCGAGCTGCCCGACGCCGACGAGCTGGTCGAGATCGCCTGCGAGGCCGCCAGCGCCGTCACGCGCCTGGGCTTCAAGCCGCGCGTGGCCTTCATGAGCTACTCCACCTTCGGCAACCCGATGGGCGAGCGCTCCGACAAGGTGCGCCAGGCCGTGGCCACGCTGGACGAGATGGGCGTCGAGTTCGAATACGAGGGCGAAATGCCCCCCGAACTGGCCCTCGACCCCGAAAAGCGCCTCGCCTACCCGTTCATGCGCCTGACCGACAGCGCCAACATCCTGATCATGCCGGCCATCCACGCCGCCTCGATCTCGACCAAGCTGGTCCAGTCGCTTGGCGGCGCCACGGTGATCGGCCCGGTGCTGCTGGGGCTCTCCAAGTCGGTGCAGATCTGTCCGCTGGGGGCTTCGGTGTCGAAGATCCTCAACATGGCGATGATGGCGGCCTACGACCAGCCGGTGGAGGCGGGGGAGTAG
- the dapB gene encoding 4-hydroxy-tetrahydrodipicolinate reductase, giving the protein MSSSPVRIAVAGALGRMGKAVCATLEGRADALAAARFDRPGAEGEGLVALESALADAQAIIDFTIPEASTTLAETLAQAGGGIALIIGSTGFTPEQDARLAKAAEKITIVRSGNFSLGVNMLMGLVRQAAAALPASDWDIEVFEAHHKRKIDAPSGTALMLGQAAAEGRGVVLSEVEDRARDGVTGPRQEGSIGFSVVRGGGIIGEHSVIFAGESESLTIAHSAIDRGLFARGAVAAAVWAQGKPPGIYDMQQVLGFRAV; this is encoded by the coding sequence ATGTCCTCGTCCCCCGTTCGGATCGCCGTCGCCGGAGCCCTGGGCCGCATGGGCAAGGCCGTCTGCGCCACCCTCGAAGGCCGCGCCGACGCGCTGGCCGCAGCCCGCTTCGACCGCCCGGGGGCGGAGGGCGAGGGCCTGGTGGCGCTGGAGAGCGCTCTGGCGGATGCGCAGGCGATCATCGACTTCACCATCCCCGAGGCCTCGACAACCTTGGCCGAGACCCTGGCCCAGGCCGGCGGCGGGATCGCGCTGATCATCGGCTCGACCGGCTTCACCCCCGAGCAGGACGCGCGCCTGGCCAAGGCGGCCGAAAAGATCACCATCGTGCGCTCGGGCAACTTCTCGCTGGGCGTCAACATGCTGATGGGCCTGGTGCGCCAGGCCGCCGCCGCCCTGCCGGCCAGCGACTGGGACATCGAGGTCTTCGAGGCCCACCACAAGCGCAAGATCGACGCCCCGTCGGGCACCGCCCTGATGCTGGGCCAGGCCGCCGCCGAGGGCCGCGGCGTGGTTCTCTCCGAAGTCGAGGACCGCGCCCGCGACGGCGTCACCGGTCCGCGCCAGGAGGGCTCGATCGGTTTCTCGGTGGTGCGCGGCGGCGGCATCATCGGCGAGCACAGCGTGATCTTCGCCGGCGAGAGCGAAAGCCTGACCATCGCCCACTCGGCCATCGACCGTGGCCTGTTCGCGCGCGGCGCCGTGGCCGCCGCCGTGTGGGCGCAAGGCAAGCCGCCGGGCATCTACGACATGCAGCAGGTGCTGGGGTTCAGGGCGGTCTGA